The genomic window TTCCTactttcatcattttttgttctaCATGTACACAAGGCAAACTATCCCACCCCACTTTGCAAACATGCCCCTTGCATGTGAAGCATATGGCAGTTGAGCATATTTAGCAATTAAGAATGTTAACTAATTGAGTATGCTAAGCAAGtgcatatgtttattttattttacttcatttatcacaaaaatatttttatttcataatatcTCCTATTCCGTGTATTTATACCTTTTGTTAATCCATACTGACTTCTCACTATCCAAATGGAttcgaatttttttttttttttttttttttttttttttttgtgtgtgtgtgtgtgttcCATTTATATGGTTCCTCTTTGCTGTTCATCTCTTTTACTTTCTTGtgcaaatatgtatatatacatgcaccTGTTCCTATATCTACACATACTACATGAATGCTTGCACATGTGTGTAACTTTGCATCCCTCATACAAACCGCATTACAGCTTCTACCATTTTCGCTTaccaaattttaaattaaaaaattcaagTATTTGTTACTATTGGTCGCATCATGTTCTTGTCCCCCTATGCATGCAACTTTCTAatcaaaaagtaaaagaaacCTCCACCGCTGCACGTATGCACGATACTACCAGAAATAGCAccattgaaaaaaaaaataaataaataaatatatgataaataaatataaataaataaatataaataaataaatataaataaatataaataaataaatataaataaatataaataaatataaataaataaatataaataaataaatataaataaatataaataaataaatataaataaataaatataaataaaaagcaaaCATTTGAATAAATGCATAATCGTACGCATAAATGGgtgcaaaaataaatacattaataaCTAATCGCTTCATTCTTTCACCCagcacatttttttataaccaAAAGGGAGAGCCCCCCCCCCCAATTATTCATCAACCATCTTACAGCGATAAGGAACAAGGTGGTAGCTTCCTCATATATGTTATGCCGATTagtgaacaaaataaaataaaataaaataacagcCAAATGGCCAAAATGCCTAGCAGCTACTTATACCAAATGCCACATGCATCATTTTCTACGATTTAAAAACCTCAAACTGCTCGTTTTTGTtgatataacattttaacaattttCCCGATGCGGATCTAATTATTCGATCAAAAATGGATAAAGAAACCTCGTCGGATACCTTCAAGTGAACGACTGATATAAGTATGTTCTCCGCTTGATGTTTGATTGCTAAACTTTCTGCCTGTCTtaggtataaaaaaaaattcttcattacataatttaactgctcttttttttgcaaacGTTTAtcatatgatatattaatatattttaagaaacgATCctgataatttaaaaatgtatttccTATATCTAAACATATACACTTCAACAAGTTGATActtgaaattttatttttcatcatttccttattttcattatcataAATTAAATCTATCATGTATGTAGAAACGAGTGGACTGTAATGGGTTAAAAGTAATCCTGGACTTACTTCGTTCTTCTCTTCCTCCTCTTCTGATTTGTTATATTCACACTTCGCGAAGCAGCCTTCCTTCTCACCGTTCATttcatacacacatacatcaTTAATCGAGGAGTTATTCATGTTTCTACTCTCCTGCGAGCCATGATTTGTATTTCTACTCCCATTCTGGCCATGATTTGCATTTCCATTACCATTTTGGCCATGATTTGTATTTTCATTCCCATTCTGGCCATGATTTGTATTTTCATTCCCATTCATCtgacttttatatttatctccTTTGATGGTGCTACCATTTTTGCAAATTCCCTTTTCCCTGTTTTGAAAAAGCccaatattttcaaattttattttttcatataaatcaACCTGTATATCACTTAACAAACTGTTGTGCTTCAAAACATATTCAATGTCATCTTTCGTATACTTGCCTCTCctgtaaattttaattcGATAATTATACAAACGTTTATACTTTTCAATTTTCtcaaaaatgtattttttaaccTCTTTTCCTTTCCTCTCTTCAATAgaatcaaatatattttttaaattttcatatatttctaaatcTGTATACGCTCCTTTGCAGTTTAAACCCTGTCTTAAATAGTCCATTTCTTCAGTATATTCCTTTTCATATTCATCATCAGTGGTTATTTCCTCTCTATGGCTGTAATCATCGCCATAATTACTATCATTAGGAATATTACTATAACTATTATgctcattaattttattgttattagcaatattatgaaaactactatatttattactgttactgttattatcattactatGACAGACACAACCATTAAGGCCGCTAGAAACACTTCCCCCTTTGTTCCACATCCCTTTCCTAAATTTTGTAATCTTTAAAACAGTCGATTCGATTCCTATATCACACTGACCATcatcaaaaattaaaatattttcattttgaaacTCTTCAAAAACATGCAAAGAATTTGTTGGGCTTATGTGCTGAAATTTGTTAGCTGACG from Plasmodium malariae genome assembly, chromosome: 13 includes these protein-coding regions:
- the SUA5 gene encoding threonylcarbamoyl-AMP synthase, putative, with amino-acid sequence MMAEIIKGEDLLKHDYIKKRLKEHIGMNYLIGFPTETVYGLGGNSLSEKSLTNIFQMKNRPISDPIISHVYDVTQAYDQLYHVNVFEKYIIYILNKNFWPGPLSIIAKGKKDLPLILTAHTNFCAVRIPNNRIAREIIKICGIPIAAPSANKFQHISPTNSLHVFEEFQNENILIFDDGQCDIGIESTVLKITKFRKGMWNKGGSVSSGLNGCVCHSNDNNSNSNKYSSFHNIANNNKINEHNSYSNIPNDSNYGDDYSHREEITTDDEYEKEYTEEMDYLRQGLNCKGAYTDLEIYENLKNIFDSIEERKGKEVKKYIFEKIEKYKRLYNYRIKIYRRGKYTKDDIEYVLKHNSLLSDIQVDLYEKIKFENIGLFQNREKGICKNGSTIKGDKYKSQMNGNENTNHGQNGNENTNHGQNGNGNANHGQNGSRNTNHGSQESRNMNNSSINDVCVYEMNGEKEGCFAKCEYNKSEEEEEKNEVSPGLLLTHYSPLVSTYMIDLIYDNENKEMMKNKISSINLLKCICLDIGNTFLNYQDRFLKYINISYDKRLQKKEQLNYVMKNFFLYLRQAESLAIKHQAENILISVVHLKVSDEVSLSIFDRIIRSASGKLLKCYINKNEQFEVFKS